The sequence below is a genomic window from Wyeomyia smithii strain HCP4-BCI-WySm-NY-G18 chromosome 1, ASM2978416v1, whole genome shotgun sequence.
GTTCCTTGAGAAAGAGTTGAGCCACTGGAGAGCACAGTACGAGCTGCTGAAGATCGAATCCGCTAGTCACCAACACCGATCATCGACTGCCGTGGCAATGGATAATGTTTCTAGAAAGCTGGAATTGTTACCGCCGGATGCTATAGATAAGTAcgtttagagttttttttttattctgaattTATATGTTGCTCTTCTTAGGAACACAGAGGACAATCAGACGCAAAGTGAATACCAAGCGCGAGAGCAACAGTTGACGGAATGCTTTACCAAAAGTATAGGCGGCCTATTCCATGACAAGTGTAGAGCGGAGTCCAAGCTTGCATCGCATTTACTTGAGGTATGCTTTTGTATAAAGAGTTGTCACAACCAGCGACTGATTTTTCTTACATTTCTAGTCTCAGAGACTGCAATCTCACTTGGAAATTGTGAAAAACCGACTGAAAGAATGTGAGGAATCTAAGCGTGTCGAGGAGCATCGATATCGCATCATAGAGGACGAACTTGTAAGTAACTGAAGCGTTGGAAACATCCCTTATGCTATaagatttcgtttttttttcaggctcGCACTCGCTCGAACTATGAAGAGCAAATTAGCGTACTAACGGAGCAGGTCATCAGCCTGAGTGACCAGCTAGCCAACTGCAAATAGACAGTCGTACTGGCAAGTTCCTGCTTGTTCTTTCGTTAGCTACTAGGAAAGTCTTACAAAGCGTCATTGCTTCTAGACACAAAAAAGAAGATCGTAAACTTGTTGACTAGTTTTGTTCGAACAAATGGAGGGATTTTTTCCTCCAAATTGAAATATCCTTTTTGGTAGAGTATTATAACCTTCTCCTTCCTGATGCTGCGTGTGCAAAATCATACTCTGATATATCAAAACGAGATTTGTGGATGAACATATTCAAACGAAGAATAAGAAATAAAATGTGCAACGTATTGTGTTATTAAgcgattgtttttcttttgtgtCATGAAACGTCTATCCTACATGTCCTCATCGTCCTCGATACCGTATTTTTTCATCAGTTCCAGTTTCCGTTTTCGCAGTAACGCTTCTTCGATATCCTTTTGGCTGGGAACTGGAACGTGTGCGGTAAACCTCGGCCCGAGTAGTCCCATCGGATCGTCTTTCTGTTGTCTTTCCGCATCGGAACAGATTCTGGCATCAGACCCGTAGATATCTTCTTCTTGGTCCTGTTCCTTCCGCTCGCCGCTAAGTTGGCTTTCCTTCCATTCTGTCACTGCTTTCTGTATTGCCTGTTTCTCAGCTTTCTCTTCCAGGGGCAAAAGAATTCCGTCATCGTCGTCCCGATAGCCGTAGTAATCAGCATCGATATCCTTCATCAGTTCGGAACGAGTCTTCTTCGGGGGCGGCGGTGGTTCCTGCTCAAACAGCTCCCGAACCCCGGGTAAATCCTTGGCTGCACCGAAGTATTTGTAGCCACGATTGCCAGGAACTTCTCGACCCTCCGCGTCAAACATTTTCGGTCCATACCGCCGGTAGTGTGGGCCACCCAAATCCGAAATTTGATTTTCCCAGTGACGCTTTTCACGAAGCAGTTTGTTTATTTCGTCGTTCAAGTCTCTTATTCGGAACTCGCCCAaaccagctgaaaaaaaaagaataatttcAGTTTCGCCACCTATTCATTTCTTTGGACACTAACCGTTTTGAATTTGCGCcacttttttggaaatttcgcGAATGATTTCCAGTCGCCACCTCTCGCATTTTCCCAAATCGCGGCACTCGGATGCCAGGTACGGGCGACGTTCGTTTTTGCCGGTTTCTGCTTCCTTGGCCGCACGCCATCGTGCCAAAGTAGTCCTTTATAATTAGTAAATTACTTTTAGTACGTAGagtcaaaaaattataaattaacaCTTACATTGCCTTTTCTGCATTACGAGCCTGAATAAGATGCCAAGAATCAAAGTTTTGGTTATGCGCAATCGtttcgaaataaaatatttttgacttACCATTATAGAATAAACCAATTCTTCACTATTGTACAATTATACGTTAGAATATATATGTAAAATTAATTCCGACGAACAAGAGAGGAGCTAAAACGTATGCTGCGTTGTGGTTTGCGTCTTGCGAACAGAATTACAAACAAACTTGAATAATGACACAAGCGGCAGGGTTGAAATCGAGCCATTGAGGGTCAAAAACATCGACTGGAAAGGTACAGCATGCACGCTAAAACTTTTTTGAACTCTTTCAGTCGAAAGTCTCCTGTAAAGCCATCCATTTTTTTCGCACCATaatcacagagaacagactaacaagcaaacgataaaaagtgtgtaaaacAGATTGCACACGCAAAAATATACTCTCCGAATTACACCCCCGCGTCAGGTTCAGTGGTAAACTAAGAtgtgatgtcgctaccgtcGCCGTAGAGCGAACGACATAGTCAATATATTTTATCGTCAGTACCAACGGGAGTGCAAAGTACATACACTGATGAAAATACAGTCTGTTTAGCGAAGGTAGCGACATCACACTTTACTTTACCATTTAGTATAACGAGGGGTATTATTTGGAGGATAATTCATAgcacacatgcaaaattttacacacttttttcaGACCGTTTGTTCGTCGCctgttagtctgttctctgtgccaTAATGACAGTCGCTGtaatcagggttgccacatttatatctgtatttttctttgaaaatatatgtatatctgtatctcgggccaaaaaatctgtattaaaaatctgtttCGAGCAAACTTAGAATCTTTGATGGAATGAATTTACTTGCAGaacatatttaaacaaattcattctGCTCTACATGATGTTCATAcaggtttttgttaaatttatcttttaaagttttcgttaatttaatattagaatctcctccttggtctgcaacgtagctttcagcttttaaaattgagatcattagcttaggggccatgcaatttctggtttcaatTATATATTGAAAGTATGCGTTCTAAACAAGCCGAAGAGTGtagatttatataaaaaattctaacaaatgatctgtaatagaaacttgaaattaccatcccgcctaatggtgttcaacagctcagaccaagttaagtcatttgtttcaatgaatcttccggtcaaaaagttttttttttcaagcgtgcgAAATGCGTTAGACAGCCCTTGTCAGTCAGTTATTGTTACGAGTTTGGGGAATTATCGcttcatttaaattttccaatttcacgaacgatttaagattacttaaagctgccatttttataacaggatcggtgaaatcgcacctctttgcaatttgtttaatgaattttgaatagaaatcctGACAAATAATTCGAAACGTTTGTTTTCGGGCTTCGTTCATGTCACATTCCATTTCTTCTTCATCGATACCTACATAATCCTGATGTTGTTTTTtcttacaaaactttgaaaatcgagtcgaattctacctttgaaattgatttcagttcgttggtataacaaaaaaatctgtaaattctgtatttttggcaatattctgtaattctgtaatacagattctgtattgctttttcagttcaaaaatctgtaaaatacagaaaaaattgtatatgtggcatccctggctgtaatgcgtgttcgtaatatatGCCAACCTAAGGggcgacatctggcttcttactcttcttcctcatccaccgcgatgatccctgttgaatttttcgtaagtgatgccattcactcggcaaatacttgaatgtttttaatgcttcaTGCATTATGTACAATTCCTCCTGCAGGCGATAATTTTACcgtctgagggttaccggaaagtctgcatctttaatatacttaaaatcgtacgtgtcatccatcaatgattatgattcattcattgacccatctgaattgtactctccgcacaaacaatatgcctcaacaggtatgttccaaacttaatccagaacggtTTCAAAAGCAGAAATAAGCTCACACTACACTATTTACTCTcgacattgagcagcggtatgctgtttttatgcttcacgcaaaaccgtcATAACTCCTTGTGCACTTTTGCatcttttggtaattgatatTAATGAAGATCAAACTCGGATCTCTTACTACGCCCgtatttgtactttttttaatgttcacttgaaattattttagattataacaggtgacatcattaaaaaacataaatcaaaacaacgaacaatgttgttcagcaacactgccagcaagcctgatgataaattttaacgcactcggggttttcaatttcaaccaatcagcgagtggttcccaaagtggatgcaaaatGTCTCCCCTTAGATGCCAACCTGTCTGCTTCAGGTTTGCGTTTGCattcaacccccccccccacacacacacactcccTATTAGAGTCTTTGAACGGtgtgtatattattttttcttttgagaaGAAATGTTAAAAGAAATACATATTCTACTGACTTTTCTTAATTTGaacagcaaaactattgaaaaaatcgattttgaatTTCAACAACTGTAAGTGGTTTTAAAACATACCCTAccgtcaagaaatcatgacacaggaaggccaggtcatttttcaaatatccaCACTCCACaaaccttaccttaccaatcagacgagagccgtggtggctcgtactgtatcaagaatttgtcgccatgttgctcggttttgggctgtgtttcgccagttccccaggcgtctcatcacccgcaagtctccttcgatctggtcgagccatcgtgcacgctgcgcccctctatttctggtgccggcagggttgctgaagagaagtgatttcacagggttgccgtTCGGCATCCCtacgacatgaccggcccaccgcaacctattaactttcgccaggtgtgcaatgggattctctccaagcagcgcgtgcagttcgtggttcatgcgccgtcgccattctccgtcgtccgtctgtactccaccgtagatagtccgtagcacctccgttcaaaaactccaagagcgttaaggtcctccgcgagaagcgttgtcgtctcgatcccgtagaggactaccggtcttatcagggttttgtacagcgtcaacttcgtgcgtcgtcgcactcgattcaatcgaagtgtcttccggagtgaaaagtaggcacgatttccagcctggatgcgtctctggatctctttgctggtgttattgtcggcggtcaccagtgaccccaatcACActaactcatcgaccacctcaagctcatcaccgtccacagagacttgagttgggaggctgatgttgttctccttggagcctctcgctcgcatgtattttgttttcgacacatttatccgcaatccgatccgtccagcttcggctttcagtcgggagTATGTTTcttccgccgtcgcaaagttacgtgatatgatgtcgaagtcatccgcgaagcccacaggctgaacagaccttgtgaaaattgtgcccctcgtgtcgatgcccgccctccggatcacaccctcaagggcgatgttaaacagcaaacaggaaagtccaacaccttgtctcaaccctctgcgcgattcaaagggactcgagagtatccccgaaacacgcacgtagcacatcacttgcgccatggtggctctgatcaatcgaaTCAGTttttccggaaatccgttgtcgtgcatgatctgccatagctgttctcgatcgactgtatcataggccgccgtgaagtcaatgaagatgtgatgtgtgggcacgttgtactcgcgacatttctgtaagatctgtcggattgagaagatctggt
It includes:
- the LOC129728199 gene encoding pre-mRNA-splicing factor ISY1 homolog, whose protein sequence is MARNAEKAMTTLARWRAAKEAETGKNERRPYLASECRDLGKCERWRLEIIREISKKVAQIQNAGLGEFRIRDLNDEINKLLREKRHWENQISDLGGPHYRRYGPKMFDAEGREVPGNRGYKYFGAAKDLPGVRELFEQEPPPPPKKTRSELMKDIDADYYGYRDDDDGILLPLEEKAEKQAIQKAVTEWKESQLSGERKEQDQEEDIYGSDARICSDAERQQKDDPMGLLGPRFTAHVPVPSQKDIEEALLRKRKLELMKKYGIEDDEDM